Proteins found in one Brachypodium distachyon strain Bd21 chromosome 5, Brachypodium_distachyon_v3.0, whole genome shotgun sequence genomic segment:
- the LOC100843522 gene encoding pachytene checkpoint protein 2 homolog has protein sequence MSAPMEISFDPQPSHPAVLVSSSSPPLEPAAATVAAAATVSSPQPTAVAVAASFPADDKVLVSVEVLLHATSTARAEDVRVAVERMLETRSLSYVDGPVPIPPDNPFLLENVKKIQICDTDEWVENHKVLLFWQVKPVVHVFQLSEDGPGEEPSEDDTLSSFNEWALPAKEFDGLWESLLYEVGLKQRLLRYAASALLFTERGVDPCLVSWNRIVLLHGPPGTGKTSLCKALAQKLSIRFKSRYSMCQLIEVNAHSLFSKWFSESGKLVAKLFQKIQEMVEEESNLVFVLIDEVESLAAARQAAISGSEPSDSIRVVNALLTQMDKLKAWPNVIILTTSNITTAIDIAFVDRADIKAYVGPPTLQARYEILRSCIQELFRVGILTYAQGGDLPCILSFSTLKEKLHCPEASEPHTLHLSKLLHKGAELCDGLSGRSLRKLPFLAHASVPNPSCCDASSFLHTLIQTAQRELLESRG, from the exons ATGAGCGCTCCCATGGAGATTTCCTTCGACCCCCAACCCTCTCATCCTGCTGtgctcgtctcctcctccagccCACCGCTAGAGCCTGCAGCCGCCAccgtcgctgccgctgccacGGTCTCCTCGCCGCAGCCGACGGCGGTGGCTGTAGCCGCGTCCTTCCcggccgacgacaaggtcctCGTATCAG TTGAGGTACTGCTTCACGCCACGAGCACGGCTCGCGCTGAGGACGTCAGGGTAGCGGTCGAGAG GATGTTAGAAACTCGAAGTTTAAGCTATGTCGATGGTCCTGTCCCGATACCGCCTGACAATCCTTTTCTTCTCGAAAACGTTAAAAAGATCCAAATATGTGACACCG ATGAGTGGGTTGAGAATCACAAAGTTCTGTTGTTTTGGCAAGTCAAGCCTGTTGTTCATGTATTCCAG TTGAGTGAAGATGGTCCAGGTGAAGAACCAAGTGAAGATGATACACTCTCTAGCTTCAATGAGTGGGCTCTACCTGCCAAAGAATTTGACGGACTATGGGAAAG CTTACTGTATGAAGTTGGCCTGAAGCAGAGGTTGCTGAGATATGCTGCCAGTGCTTTGCTATTTACTGAAAGAGGTGTGGACCCATGCCTTGTTTCATGGAACCG GATTGTACTTTTGCATGGTCCACCTGGAACAGGAAAGACTTCGTTGTGTAAAGCGCTAGCTCAGAAACTTTCTATACGCTTCAAGTCAAG GTATTCTATGTGCCAATTAATTGAAGTCAACGCACATTCGTTGTTCAGCAAATGGTTTTCTGAAAGTGGGAAATTG GTAGCCAAACTTTTCCAGAAGATCCAGGAGATGGTTGAGGAAGAAAGCAACCTGGTATTTGTATTGATCG ATGAAGTTGAAAGCCTTGCTGCTGCCAGGCAGGCTGCTATATCTGGCTCTGAACCTTCAGACTCCATTAGG GTGGTAAATGCGTTGCTAACACAAATGGACAAACTGAAGGCTTGGCCAAATGTTATAATTCTTACTACATCAAATATCACCACAGCTATTG ATATTGCATTTGTTGACAGAGCAGACATCAAGGCATATGTTGGACCCCCTACTCTTCAAGCACGATATGAGATTTTGAGGTCATGCATACAAGAACTCTTCCGAGTAGGAATTCTTACATATGCTCAG GGTGGTGATTTACCTTGTATTCTGAGTTTTTCAACCCTGAAGGAGAAGTTGCACTGTCCTGAAGCTTCAGAACCCCACACACTTCATCTCTCCAAATTACTGCATAAAGGTGCAGAACTCTGTGAC GGATTAAGCGGAAGATCATTGAGAAAACTTCCTTTCCTCGCACATGCTTCTGTTCCCAACCCTTCGTGCTGCGACGCTTCTTCTTTCCTGCACACGTTAATACAGACGGCGCAAAGAGAGCTCTTGGAATCTCGCGGTTGA
- the LOC100839065 gene encoding SUPPRESSOR OF GAMMA RESPONSE 1: MEESLIITWKTIAKIIRKSTNMSPFEIEKLVAEAWRECPNCKCRIDNDVSSQWPGLPAGVKFDPSDLELLTHLEAKVGLGNSASHILIDDFIPTIEEIEGICYTHPENLPGIKIDGTNSYFFHTISNAYDVGQRKRRKVVSSDHTVRDEPIRWHKTGKSRSISENGVVKGWKKILVLYIGSKKKGADIYKTNWTMHQYHLGVEEDEKHGELVVSKIFWQLRSNKTRKSQIYVVDEEYDSVAGEIDPTTPMTNPPQPRRLNSSPSKTEQNEEEDEEYGLTSQAINDAATLPGLAEHPLSNGTHTCPKNAPLPLDMDALHGFSHFDKDLFDLPDNPFGSQDSLSWLDLDDKHIEEKEF, translated from the exons ATGGAAGA GTCATTGATTATTACTTGGAAGACAATTGCTAAAATAATACGAAAGTCAACTAATATGTCGCCCTTCGAAATTGAGAAATTGGTTGCAGAGGCATGGAGGGAGTGCCCAAACTGCAAATGTCGCATTGATAACGAT GTTTCATCACAGTGGCCAGGACTCCCAGCGGGTGTTAAGTTTGATCCATCTGATCTGGAACTGCTCACACATTTAGAAGCAAAGGTTGGCCTCGGAAATTCAGCGTCCCATATACTGATAGATGACTTTATTCCAACCATAGAGGAGATAGAAGGAATCTGCTATACGCACCCAGAAAATCTCCCTG GTATCAAGATAGATGGCACCAATAGTTATTTCTTCCATACAATATCAAATGCGTATGATGTTGGCCAGCGTAAGCGTCGCAAGGTCGTCAGCAGTGATCATACTGTTCGTGATGAGCCTATCAGATGGCACAAGACTGGTAAATCTAGATCCATCTCAGAAAATGGTGTGGTGAAAGGCTGGAAGAAAATATTGGTTCTTTACATAGGTTCTAAGAAAAAAGGTGCAGATATATATAAAACTAATTGGACGATGCATCAGTATCACCTTGGGGTAGAGGAAGATGAAAAACATGGGGAGCTTGTTGTTTCGAAAATCTTTTGGCAGTTGCGGTCAAATAAAACCAGGAAGTCTCAAATATATGTTGTTGATGAAGAATACGATTCAGTTGCTGGGGAAATCGATCCGACAACCCCAATGACAAACCCTCCGCAGCCTCGTCGCCTGAACAGTAGCCCAAGCAAAACCGAGCAGAATGAG gaggaagacgaagagtaTGGCTTAACCTCGCAGGCCATCAATGACGCGGCGACACTACCTGGCCTGGCTGAGCACCCGCTGTCCAACGGAACCCACACATGTCCCAAGAACGCGCCACTGCCTCTTGACATGGACGCGCTCCACGGGTTCTCTCACTTCGACAAAGATTTGTTCGATCTGCCT GACAATCCTTTTGGGTCGCAGGATAGTCTCAGCTGGCTGGACCTGGACGACAAGCACATAGAGGAGAAGGAATTTTGA
- the LOC100843118 gene encoding beta-1,4-mannosyl-glycoprotein 4-beta-N-acetylglucosaminyltransferase: MPEAGHYGHKKNDGICNGVCSSEPASKAVVAMSRLKCALRGFDFRVLLALLIGVPIVILMVYTHGQKVTYFLRPIWESPPKPFKIIPHYYHENVTMENLCKLHGWKVRETPRRVVDAVLFSNELDILELRWNELSPYVSEFVLLESNSTFTGLTKPLHFKENRQRFEFAESRLTYGMVGGRFVKGENPFVEESYQRVYLDRLIKISRIKDDDILIMSDVDEIPSGHTINLLRWCDDTPEIIHLQLRNYLYSFEFLLDDKSWRASIHRYRSGKTRYAHFRQTDELLADSGWHCSFCFRHISDFAFKMQAYSHVDRIRFKYFLNPERIQDVICRGADLFDMLPEEYTFQEIIAKLGAIPSTYSAVHLPSFLLQNADRFRYLLPGNCRRESG, encoded by the exons ATGCCGGAGGCCGGCCACTACGGCCACAAGAAGAACGACGGCATCTGCAACGGCGTGTGCAGCAGCGAG CCTGCATCAAAGGCAGTTGTGGCAATGTCAAGGCTAAAGTGTGCGCTTCGGGGATTTGATTTCAGGGTTCTTTTGGCCCTCTTGATTGGTGTGCCAATCGTTATTTTAATGGTATATACGCATGGTCAGAAGGTCACATACTTCCTCCGGCCGATCTGGGAATCTCCTCCCAAGCCCTTCAAGATAATCCCTCACTACTACCATGAGAATGTAACTATGGAGAACCTCTGCAAGTTACATGGGTGGAAAGTCCGTGAGACGCCACGACGTGTTGTTGATGCTGTACTGTTCAGCAATGAGCTTGATATCCTTGAACTCCGTTGGAATGAACTCAGTCCCTATGTGTCTGAGTTCGTGCTCCTCGAGTCCAACTCAACCTTCACTGGCTTGACAAAGCCCCTCCACTTCAAGGAAAACCGCCAGCGATTTGAGTTTGCTGAATCTCGGCTGACATATGGTATGGTTGGGGGGAGGTTTGTGAAGGGGGAAAATCCATTTGTTGAGGAGTCATATCAGAGGGTTTACCTGGACCGGCTCATTAAGATTTCAAGAATTAAAGATGATGACATATTGATCATGTCAGATGTTGATGAAATCCCAAGTGGCCACACCATCAATCTCTTGAGATGGTGTGACGACACTCCTGAGATAATTCATCTTCAGCTCAGGAACTATCTGTACTCGTTTGAGTTCTTACTGGATGACAAGAGTTGGAGGGCGTCAATACACCGGTACAGATCTGGAAAGACAAGGTATGCACATTTTCGGCAGACAGACGAACTTCTTGCTGATTCAGGATGGCACTGCAGTTTTTGCTTCCGCCATATCAGTGATTTTGCCTTCAAGATGCAAGCTTATAGCCATGTGGATCGAATTAGATTCAAGTACTTCCTGAACCCTGAAAGGATTCAAGATGTCATATGCAGAGGGGCAGACCTTTTTGACATGCTTCCTGAAGAGTATACATTCCAAGAGATCATTGCCAAGTTGGGGGCCATTCCAAGTACATATTCTGCGGTTCATCTTCCTAGCTTTCTGCTTCAGAATGCTGACCGGTTCCGGTATCTTCTCCCGGGCAATTGCAGGAGAGAAAGTGGCTAG
- the LOC100838758 gene encoding pentatricopeptide repeat-containing protein At2g15630, mitochondrial yields MAPPTSPAAVAAAARAAPTPAAALALFKSALSADPALSPLAVLPHLAATPSLPHLLLTASVAGRPHTTSLSLYSRLKSLSLPIPTASLHPLLSSLPPAPAFVLFADIFRLRLPLSTTTFNIMLRHLCTAGKPVRALELLRQMPSPNAVTYNTVIAGFCARGRVQAGIEIMREMRERGGIAPDKYTYATVISGWCKVGKVEDATKVFDEMLTEGKVEPNAVMYNALIGGYCDQGNLEVALRYRGEMVDRGVSMTVATYNLFVHTLFMEGRAAEAHALVEEMGEKGLAPDAFTYNILINGYCKEGKEKKAMKMFEVMVGKGIRATVVTYTSLIHALSMKGMVQETDRLFNDAVRRGIRPDLFMYNALINSHCTGGDMDRAFEIMGEMEKKRITPDDVTYNTLMRGLCLLGRLDEARGLIEEMTKRGIQPDLVSYNTLISGYSMKGDIKDAVKVRDEMMGKGFNPTLLTYNAMIKGLCLNGQGGDAEDLVKEMVGNGITPDDSTYISLIEGLTTEDERLAAGDDVKA; encoded by the coding sequence ATGGCGCCGCccacctcccccgccgccgtcgccgcggccgcccgcgcggcaccaacgccggccgcggcgctcGCGCTCTTCAAGTCGGCGCTGTCCGCAGACCCGGCGCTCTCCCCGCTCGCCGtgctcccgcacctcgccgccaccccgtCGTTGCCCCATCTTCTCCTCACCGCCTCCGTCGCCGGGCGCCCGCACACCACCTCGCTCAGCCTCTACTCGCGCCTCAagtccctctccctccccatccccacCGCCTCCCTCCACCCGCTCCTCTCTTCCCtgccccccgcccccgcctTCGTCCTGTTCGCTGACAtcttccgcctccgcctcccgctctccaccaccaccttcaACATCATGTTGCGCCATCTCTGCACCGCGGGAAAGCCTGTTCGCGCGCTCGAGCTTCTCCGACAGATGCCCAGCCCCAACGCCGTCACCTACAACACCGTCATCGCCGGGTTCTGCGCCCGCGGTCGCGTCCAGGCGGGAATAGAGATCATGCGGGAGATGCGGGAGCGCGGCGGTATCGCCCCTGACAAGTACACATACGCGACGGTGATCTCTGGTTGGTGCAAGGTCGGCAAGGTTGAGGACGCAACCAaggtgttcgatgaaatgcTGACTGAGGGGAAAGTGGAGCCAAATGCGGTGATGTACAACGCGTTGATAGGTGGATACTGTGACCAGGGAAATCTGGAGGTTGCGCTGCGGTACCGTGGTGAAATGGTAGATAGGGGAGTTTCCATGACAGTCGCGACATACAACTTGTTCGTGCACACTTTGTTCATGGAAGGGCGTGCTGCCGAGGCACATGCATTGGTTGAGGAGATGGGCGAAAAGGGGCTTGCACCGGATGCATTCACCTACAATATATTGATCAACGGGTACTGCAAAGAGggcaaggagaagaaagcCATGAAGATGTTTGAAGTTATGGTTGGGAAAGGGATTCGTGCGACAGTGGTGACCTATACATCACTGATACATGCCTTGTCCATGAAGGGGATGGTTCAGGAGACAGATAGGCTGTTTAATGATGCTGTGAGGAGAGGCATCAGGCCTGACCTTTTCATGTACAATGCCCTGATTAATAGCCACTGCACAGGTGGAGATATGGATCGGGCATTTGAGATCATGGGAGaaatggagaagaagaggatcaCACCAGATGATGTGACATACAATACTCTGATGCGGGGGTTGTGCTTGCTAGGGCGTCTTGATGAAGCACGTGGGCTCATTGAAGAGATGACCAAGAGAGGTATCCAGCCAGACCTTGTGAGTTACAACACGTTGATCAGCGGTTACAGCATGAAGGGTGACATCAAGGATGCTGTGAAGGTTCGGGATGAGATGATGGGTAAGGGGTTCAACCCAACACTTCTGACGTACAATGCTATGATAAAAGGGCTCTGCTTGAATGGCCAGGGAGGTGACGCTGAGGACCTGGTGAAAGAAATGGTGGGCAATGGCATCACCCCTGATGACAGCACATATATTTCACTGATCGAGGGACTTACCACTGAGGACGAGCGACTGGCTGCAGGAGATGATGTAAAAGCATGA
- the LOC100839371 gene encoding glyceraldehyde-3-phosphate dehydrogenase 1, cytosolic codes for MFWTPMPEVPWAVNCPFAPSLQAKLPDTSMTMSTNPSHIMVVRHAKKYQDSEIGPSRQASDEDVALGTGLNEVTQHTVQTLFEDELEYKKQYPRLDLGNKAALCFSEVKISNCGGHVLGPKPGKETILRVGINGFGRIGRLVARLVLQNKNMELIAVNDPLVSASDMTKALEDTSPGVFPVIKVLAIDDPGKIPWANSGVDYVVESTGHFTDTVTASAHLKGGAKKVVICALSKEAPSFVFGVNEDNYRPHIDIISIADCATICLALLAKILHTRFGIKRCQALGFIIPDLVSNFDVTVRLVPHAKLSCAEMTVELDRCDDYVMIKDSVREECATKLENVLANLQGVVGLKVTDYLGDHRSCFFDADAGVTLGDSSFKLFAWFNHERSYSQRCTDMILHMAKVASAEELLE; via the exons ATGTTCTGGACCCCTATGCCAGAAGTCCCGTGGGCCGTGAACTGCCCTTTTGCGCCTTCGCTGCAGGCTAAGCTCCCTGATACATCAATGACAATGAGCACAAATCCGTCGCACATCATGGTGGTTCGGCACGCCAAAAAGTATCAGGACAGTGAAATTGGACCAAGCCGGCAGGCCAGTGATGAGGATGTTGCACTTGGGACAGGGCTCAACGAGGTCACCCAGCACACGGTGCAAACTCTttttgaggacgagttggagTACAAGAAACAGTATCCAAGGTTGGACTTGGGGAACAAAGCCGCACTTTGCTTCAGTGAAGTCAAG ATATCAAATTGTGGCGGACATGTTCTCGGACCCAAACCTGGCAAAGAAACCATACTGAGGGTTGGGATCAATGGTTTTGGGCGGATCGGTAGACTTGTGGCGAGGCTTGTTTTGCAGAACAAGAATATGGAACTCATTGCCGTTAATGACCCTTTGGTCAGCGCCAGTGACATG ACCAAAGCTCTAGAGGACACGTCTCCTGGTGTATTCCCCGTCATCAAAGTTCTTGCTATTGA TGATCCTGGGAAAATACCCTGGGCCAACTCTGGTGTGGACTACGTTGTGGAGAGTACTGGACACTTCACTGACACGGTTACTGCCAGTGCTCACTTGAAG GGCGGCGCCAAGAAGGTTGTCATCTGTGCTCTGAGCAAAGAGGCCCCCTCATTTGTTTTTGGTGTCAATGAAGATAATTACAGACCACATATTGACATCATATCAATTGCTGATTGCGCGACAATTTGTCTTGCTCTGCTCGCCAAG ATCCTCCACACTAGATTTGGCATTAAACGTTGC CAGGCACTAGGTTTCATCATTCCTGATTTAGTCAGCAATTTCGATGTGACGGTGCGCCTTGTTCCTCACGCAAAACTGTCTTGTGCGGAAATGACCGTTGAACTTGACAGATGTGATGACTATGTGATGATCAAGGATTCTGTCAG GGAGGAGTGCGCAACCAAACTTGAAAATGTACTAGCTAATCTGCAGGGAGTAGTGGGGCTCAAGGTCACGGATTACTTAGGAGATCACAG GTCGTGCTTCTTTGATGCCGATGCTGGAGTCACACTGGGCGACAGTTCATTCAAGCTCTTTGCATGGTTCAACCACGAGCGCAGTTATAG CCAGCGTTGCACCGACATGATCCTACATATGGCCAAAGTAGCCAGTGCTGAGGAGCTTCTAGAATAG
- the LOC100842815 gene encoding pentatricopeptide repeat-containing protein At4g38150, with protein MAAAAARRLLRPTSSTALSSARRFLSSTDSRPPNRCSNTNSPVSFDWSDDEGNPSAPPPESPAKNHVVTPPYDPFSKKPAVADPADPTNLQEIFHKMRTEGLTDYAIKMFDGLSKDGLTHEALALFAVIKDNGAMPDVVAHTAVLEAYANAGPAHWRDAVRTYNRMLSSGVAPNAYTFAVLVKGLAASDRCAEAGKYLVEMLDRGMRPNAATCLAAFEAHVRMEKVEEGKALLETMKKKGFTLDEEAVRGGTVKRGHVFRGVMNLLFSK; from the coding sequence atggccgccgccgccgcccgccgcttaCTTCGGcccacctcctccaccgccttgTCCAGCGCCCGCCGCTTCCTCTCCTCAACCGATTCGCGACCTCCCAACCGCTGCTCCAACACGAACAGCCCCGTCTCCTTCGACTGGTCCGACGACGAGGGGAACCCCTCGGCACCTCCACCCGAATCCCCGGCCAAGAACCATGTCGTGACGCCACCCTACGACCCCTTCAGCAAGAAGCCCGCTGTCGCCGATCCGGCCGACCCCACCAACCTGCAGGAGATCTTCCACAAGATGCGCACCGAGGGACTCACGGACTACGCCATCAAGATGTTCGACGGATTGTCCAAGGACGGGCTCACCCACGAGGCGCTGGCTCTCTTCGCGGTCATCAAGGACAATGGCGCCATGCCCGACGTCGTCGCCCACAccgccgtcctcgaggccTACGCCAACGCGGGCCCGGCCCACTGGCGCGACGCCGTGCGCACGTACAACCGCATGCTCTCGTCCGGGGTCGCGCCCAACGCGTACACGTTCGCCGTGCTTGTCAAGGGGCTCGCGGCGAGCGACCGGTGCGCGGAGGCCGGCAAGTACCTCGTGGAGATGCTCGACCGTGGGATGCGGCCTAACGCGGCGACGTGCCTCGCCGCCTTCGAGGCGCACGTGAGGATGGAGAAGGTCGAAGAAGGGAAGGCGTTGCTGGAgacgatgaagaagaaggggttCACGCTGGATGAGGAGGCAGTGCGCGGCGGCACGGTCAAGCGCGGGCATGTGTTCAGGGGTGTCATGAACCTACTCTTTAGTAAGTGA